In one window of Drosophila mauritiana strain mau12 chromosome X, ASM438214v1, whole genome shotgun sequence DNA:
- the LOC117148747 gene encoding proton channel OtopLc isoform X9 — protein sequence MQRCPYIHEMRERLLDQPRETLQLENMERANLLDNRQSASESNQLQGDGYHTSPAHQRTPLVPHDLGEDFNLDFDDDFPIDARRPKNAKTSLFIVTSLVYAILLIVVCIAYVISDVTTHRLPVLYYETFFTYLYGVSILFLLYVFCFLLQESSCCNGGNGGSKPKPQPKEKKSKKAKNADPADSKDAKGSKDSGKAAKGAAYQHTLAKFLEAPVDAEVAVTPKNVRKRKTTHSDLTHGSFFLRVGAIAFGLGAMIYIGLEFGSFFEIPFDSPCHHILIGVNPLLQMIFTFMQMYFIFMNARLNIHRFKVIARFGLMHVVATNICVWIRTLVKESLLEITIYHQKNEPEAGASSIAHSIRQHALRHAGTVLRTHAGPNSEFEVLDGEDILPKDVYKSDNVLSKLVRNTVDGISKSLGMGGDQALASSTTSSTTTTTRAPFTTPNYQWHSTTMARKLKKFITSATTAATTAAGSSSTGSSTTTISPTTSSTTIPSTTISSTTISSSTTFSPFSPSTTTTTAAALNLETSGSESPFGGLQRILSSAAPPSLAPVDGFGSASAATPTSGSGAGSFVDSFLASTLSPASSTEGSASIMNNLFGQGPMENSFQTYTDLGHEEATGLVSFENLESLDNIYPAALSSNIGTLNSTACGRIDIMGTIVYDSAPYLYPFIIEYSLIGAVVLYVMWKHIGRYPGRMNDEDLEHRLEVMLSRRAVAMAQQARSGRVDCVGSSKGLFFGLLLLVGALICLILFFVLVRHQQFSLLAIYLADASHCILMAFAILAIIVGFIRVKNLKFRCEEQSNLNDILLRISAFGLFTYSVFSIIAGSLKVLESEPSLLVTTTGGVAVFQVILQLLFIADVSRRRVHLPEHDRSKPGRQIVTFLLICNVAMFAIYTFEAQKVFANPVQLEFYGFVPWSIIQRITLPLCIFHRFHSAVTLAEIWKTTYKARLE from the exons ATGCAGCGGTGTCCCTACATTCATGAGATGCGCGAAAGATTACTGGACCAGCCGCGGGAGACACTTCAACTGGAGAACATGGAGCGGGCCAATCTGCTCGACAACCGCCAATCGGCATCCGAATCGAACCAG CTGCAGGGCGATGGCTATCACACGAGTCCTGCCCACCAGCGTACTCCACTAGTGCCGCACGATCTCGGCGAGGActtcaatttggatttcgacGACGACTTCCCGATCGATGCGCGCCGACCGAAAAATGCCAA GACATCGCTGTTCATCGTGACCAGTCTGGTGTACGCGATCCTTCTGATCGTCGTGTGCATTGCGTACGTAATCAGCGATGTAACCACCCACCGACTGCCGGTTTTGTACTACGAGACATTCTTCACATATCTATACGGCGTCAGCATACTCTTCCTTCTCTACGTCTTCTGTTTCCTGCTGCAGG AGAGCTCTTGCTGCAATGGCGGCAATGGTGGCAGCAAACCGAAACCCCAGCCCAAGGAGAAGAAGTCGAAGAAAGCCAAAAATGCCGATCCGGCCGATTCGAAGGATGCGAAGGGCTCTAAGGACTCCGGCAAGGCAGCCAAGGGCGCCGCATATCAG CACACACTGGCCAAGTTTCTG GAAGCACCCGTGGACGCCGAGGTGGCCGTCACCCCAAAGAATGTGCGCAAGCGCAAGACAACCCATAGTGATCTGACGCACGGCAGCTTCTTCCTGCGAGTGGGAGCCATTG CTTTCGGATTGGGCGCCATGATCTATATTGGCCTGGAGTTTGGATCGTTCTTTGAGATACCCTTCGATTCGCCGTGCCATCACATCCTGATCGGCGTGAATCCGCTGCTCCAGATGATCTTCACCTTCATGCAGATGTACTTCATATTCATGAATGCCCGG CTGAACATCCATCGCTTCAAGGTGATCGCCCGCTTTGGCCTGATGCACGTGGTGGCCACCAACATTTGCGTGTGGATCCGCACCCTGGTTAAGGAGTCGCTGCTGGAGATCACGATCTACCATCAGAAGAACGAGCCGGAGGCCGGCGCCTCGTCCATAGCCCACTCGATCCGTCAGCACGCCCTGCGGCACGCGGGCACCGTGCTGCGCACCCATGCGGGACCCAACAGCGAGTTCGAGGTGCTCGACGGCGAGGACATTCTGCCCAAGGATGTGTACAAGAGCGACAATGTGCTGTCCAAGCTGGTGCGCAATACCGTCGATGGTATTTCGAAGAGCCTGGGCATGGGCGGTGACCAGGCGCTagccagcagcaccaccagcagcaccacgACGACCACGCGGGCTCCGTTCACCACACCGAACTACCAATGGCACAGCACTACTATGGCCCGCAAGCTGAAGAAGTTTATCACCAGCGCCACCACCGCGGCCACAACGGCGgcgggcagcagcagcaccggcagcagcaccaccaccatctCACCGACCACCAGTAGCACCACCATTCCGTCGACCACCATCAGTAGCACCACCATCTCATCGAGCACCACATTCAGTCCATTTAGCCcatccaccaccaccaccaccgctgCCGCCCTGAATCTCGAGACCAGCGGCAGTGAATCGCCCTTCGGCGGCCTGCAGCGCATCCTCTCCAGCGCTGCGCCGCCGAGCCTGGCGCCAGTCGATGGGTTCGGTTCCGCTtccgctgccacgcccacatccgGTTCCGGCGCCGGCTCATTCGTAGACTCCTTCCTGGCCAGCACACTGAGCCCGGCCAGCAGCACCGAGGGCTCGGCCAGCATCATGAACAACCTCTTCGGCCAGGGACCCATGGAGAACAGCTTCCAGACATACACCGATCTGGGCCACGAGGAGGCCACCGGTCTGGTGAGCTTCGAGAATCTGGAGAGTCTGGACAACATATACCCGGCGGCGCTGTCCTCCAATATCGGCACACTCAACTCCACCGCCTGCGGACGCATCGACATAATGGGCACCATTGTCTACGATTCGGCGCCCTACCTCTATCCGTTCATCATCGAGTATTCGCTGATCGGGGCGGTGGTGTTGTATGTCATGTGGAAGCACATCGGCCGCTATCCGGGCCGGATGAACGACGAGGATCTGGAGCATCGGCTGGAGGTGATGCTATCGCGGCGGgcggttgccatggcgcagcAGGCGCGATCCGGACGCGTCGACTGCGTCGGCTCGTCGAAGGGCCTGTTCTTCGGGCTCCTGCTGCTGGTCGGGGCCCTCATCTGCCTGATACTCTTCTTCGTCTTGGTGCGCCATCAGCAGTTCTCGCTGTTGGCCATTTACCTCGCCGACGCCAGCCACTGCATCCTGATGGCGTTCGCCATTCTGGCCATTATTGTGGGATTCATCAG GGTCAAGAACCTGAAGTTCCGCTGCGAGGAGCAGTCTAACCTGAACGACATCTTGCTGCGCATCTCGGCCTTCGGCCTGTTCACCTACTCCGTGTTCAGCATCATCGCCGGCAGCCTGAAGGTCCTGGAGAGCGAGCCCAGCCTGCTGGTCACGACCACCGGCGGTGTGGCCGTCTTCCAGGTGATCCTGCAGCTGCTGTTCATCGCGGACGTGTCCCGCCGTCGCGTCCACCTGCCGGAGCACGACCGGAGCAAGCCGGGCCGCCAGATCGTCACGTTCCTTCTCATCTGCAACGTGGCCATGTTCGCCATCTACACATTCGAAGCTCAAAAAGTATTCGCCAATCCT GTTCAGCTGGAGTTCTACGGCTTCGTGCCCTGGTCGATCATCCAGCGCATCACACTGCCGCTGTGCATCTTCCATCGATTCCACAGCGCCGTGACACTCGCCGAGATCTGGAAGACCACCTACAAGGCACGCCTGGAGTAA
- the LOC117148747 gene encoding proton channel OtopLc isoform X5 — MQRCPYIHEMRERLLDQPRETLQLENMERANLLDNRQSASESNQLQGDGYHTSPAHQRTPLVPHDLGEDFNLDFDDDFPIDARRPKNAKVCYTFKPNPNKYSFMPAKITVQGTYETNPITGPIELWTSLFIVTSLVYAILLIVVCIAYVISDVTTHRLPVLYYETFFTYLYGVSILFLLYVFCFLLQESSCCNGGNGGSKPKPQPKEKKSKKAKNADPADSKDAKGSKDSGKAAKGAAYQHTLAKFLEAPVDAEVAVTPKNVRKRKTTHSDLTHGSFFLRVGAIAFGLGAMIYIGLEFGSFFEIPFDSPCHHILIGVNPLLQMIFTFMQMYFIFMNARLNIHRFKVIARFGLMHVVATNICVWIRTLVKESLLEITIYHQKNEPEAGASSIAHSIRQHALRHAGTVLRTHAGPNSEFEVLDGEDILPKDVYKSDNVLSKLVRNTVDGISKSLGMGGDQALASSTTSSTTTTTRAPFTTPNYQWHSTTMARKLKKFITSATTAATTAAGSSSTGSSTTTISPTTSSTTIPSTTISSTTISSSTTFSPFSPSTTTTTAAALNLETSGSESPFGGLQRILSSAAPPSLAPVDGFGSASAATPTSGSGAGSFVDSFLASTLSPASSTEGSASIMNNLFGQGPMENSFQTYTDLGHEEATGLVSFENLESLDNIYPAALSSNIGTLNSTACGRIDIMGTIVYDSAPYLYPFIIEYSLIGAVVLYVMWKHIGRYPGRMNDEDLEHRLEVMLSRRAVAMAQQARSGRVDCVGSSKGLFFGLLLLVGALICLILFFVLVRHQQFSLLAIYLADASHCILMAFAILAIIVGFIRVKNLKFRCEEQSNLNDILLRISAFGLFTYSVFSIIAGSLKVLESEPSLLVTTTGGVAVFQVILQLLFIADVSRRRVHLPEHDRSKPGRQIVTFLLICNVAMFAIYTFEAQKVFANPVQLEFYGFVPWSIIQRITLPLCIFHRFHSAVTLAEIWKTTYKARLE; from the exons ATGCAGCGGTGTCCCTACATTCATGAGATGCGCGAAAGATTACTGGACCAGCCGCGGGAGACACTTCAACTGGAGAACATGGAGCGGGCCAATCTGCTCGACAACCGCCAATCGGCATCCGAATCGAACCAG CTGCAGGGCGATGGCTATCACACGAGTCCTGCCCACCAGCGTACTCCACTAGTGCCGCACGATCTCGGCGAGGActtcaatttggatttcgacGACGACTTCCCGATCGATGCGCGCCGACCGAAAAATGCCAA GGTTTGCTACACGTTCAAGCCAAATCCAAATAAGTACAGTTTTATGCCAGCGAAAATAACGGTACAGGGCACATACGAAACCAATCCGATAACGGGACCCATCGAACTATG GACATCGCTGTTCATCGTGACCAGTCTGGTGTACGCGATCCTTCTGATCGTCGTGTGCATTGCGTACGTAATCAGCGATGTAACCACCCACCGACTGCCGGTTTTGTACTACGAGACATTCTTCACATATCTATACGGCGTCAGCATACTCTTCCTTCTCTACGTCTTCTGTTTCCTGCTGCAGG AGAGCTCTTGCTGCAATGGCGGCAATGGTGGCAGCAAACCGAAACCCCAGCCCAAGGAGAAGAAGTCGAAGAAAGCCAAAAATGCCGATCCGGCCGATTCGAAGGATGCGAAGGGCTCTAAGGACTCCGGCAAGGCAGCCAAGGGCGCCGCATATCAG CACACACTGGCCAAGTTTCTG GAAGCACCCGTGGACGCCGAGGTGGCCGTCACCCCAAAGAATGTGCGCAAGCGCAAGACAACCCATAGTGATCTGACGCACGGCAGCTTCTTCCTGCGAGTGGGAGCCATTG CTTTCGGATTGGGCGCCATGATCTATATTGGCCTGGAGTTTGGATCGTTCTTTGAGATACCCTTCGATTCGCCGTGCCATCACATCCTGATCGGCGTGAATCCGCTGCTCCAGATGATCTTCACCTTCATGCAGATGTACTTCATATTCATGAATGCCCGG CTGAACATCCATCGCTTCAAGGTGATCGCCCGCTTTGGCCTGATGCACGTGGTGGCCACCAACATTTGCGTGTGGATCCGCACCCTGGTTAAGGAGTCGCTGCTGGAGATCACGATCTACCATCAGAAGAACGAGCCGGAGGCCGGCGCCTCGTCCATAGCCCACTCGATCCGTCAGCACGCCCTGCGGCACGCGGGCACCGTGCTGCGCACCCATGCGGGACCCAACAGCGAGTTCGAGGTGCTCGACGGCGAGGACATTCTGCCCAAGGATGTGTACAAGAGCGACAATGTGCTGTCCAAGCTGGTGCGCAATACCGTCGATGGTATTTCGAAGAGCCTGGGCATGGGCGGTGACCAGGCGCTagccagcagcaccaccagcagcaccacgACGACCACGCGGGCTCCGTTCACCACACCGAACTACCAATGGCACAGCACTACTATGGCCCGCAAGCTGAAGAAGTTTATCACCAGCGCCACCACCGCGGCCACAACGGCGgcgggcagcagcagcaccggcagcagcaccaccaccatctCACCGACCACCAGTAGCACCACCATTCCGTCGACCACCATCAGTAGCACCACCATCTCATCGAGCACCACATTCAGTCCATTTAGCCcatccaccaccaccaccaccgctgCCGCCCTGAATCTCGAGACCAGCGGCAGTGAATCGCCCTTCGGCGGCCTGCAGCGCATCCTCTCCAGCGCTGCGCCGCCGAGCCTGGCGCCAGTCGATGGGTTCGGTTCCGCTtccgctgccacgcccacatccgGTTCCGGCGCCGGCTCATTCGTAGACTCCTTCCTGGCCAGCACACTGAGCCCGGCCAGCAGCACCGAGGGCTCGGCCAGCATCATGAACAACCTCTTCGGCCAGGGACCCATGGAGAACAGCTTCCAGACATACACCGATCTGGGCCACGAGGAGGCCACCGGTCTGGTGAGCTTCGAGAATCTGGAGAGTCTGGACAACATATACCCGGCGGCGCTGTCCTCCAATATCGGCACACTCAACTCCACCGCCTGCGGACGCATCGACATAATGGGCACCATTGTCTACGATTCGGCGCCCTACCTCTATCCGTTCATCATCGAGTATTCGCTGATCGGGGCGGTGGTGTTGTATGTCATGTGGAAGCACATCGGCCGCTATCCGGGCCGGATGAACGACGAGGATCTGGAGCATCGGCTGGAGGTGATGCTATCGCGGCGGgcggttgccatggcgcagcAGGCGCGATCCGGACGCGTCGACTGCGTCGGCTCGTCGAAGGGCCTGTTCTTCGGGCTCCTGCTGCTGGTCGGGGCCCTCATCTGCCTGATACTCTTCTTCGTCTTGGTGCGCCATCAGCAGTTCTCGCTGTTGGCCATTTACCTCGCCGACGCCAGCCACTGCATCCTGATGGCGTTCGCCATTCTGGCCATTATTGTGGGATTCATCAG GGTCAAGAACCTGAAGTTCCGCTGCGAGGAGCAGTCTAACCTGAACGACATCTTGCTGCGCATCTCGGCCTTCGGCCTGTTCACCTACTCCGTGTTCAGCATCATCGCCGGCAGCCTGAAGGTCCTGGAGAGCGAGCCCAGCCTGCTGGTCACGACCACCGGCGGTGTGGCCGTCTTCCAGGTGATCCTGCAGCTGCTGTTCATCGCGGACGTGTCCCGCCGTCGCGTCCACCTGCCGGAGCACGACCGGAGCAAGCCGGGCCGCCAGATCGTCACGTTCCTTCTCATCTGCAACGTGGCCATGTTCGCCATCTACACATTCGAAGCTCAAAAAGTATTCGCCAATCCT GTTCAGCTGGAGTTCTACGGCTTCGTGCCCTGGTCGATCATCCAGCGCATCACACTGCCGCTGTGCATCTTCCATCGATTCCACAGCGCCGTGACACTCGCCGAGATCTGGAAGACCACCTACAAGGCACGCCTGGAGTAA
- the LOC117148747 gene encoding proton channel OtopLc isoform X7 yields the protein MQRCPYIHEMRERLLDQPRETLQLENMERANLLDNRQSASESNQLQGDGYHTSPAHQRTPLVPHDLGEDFNLDFDDDFPIDARRPKNANDKHPAVLTRPQQRTSLFIVTSLVYAILLIVVCIAYVISDVTTHRLPVLYYETFFTYLYGVSILFLLYVFCFLLQESSCCNGGNGGSKPKPQPKEKKSKKAKNADPADSKDAKGSKDSGKAAKGAAYQHTLAKFLEAPVDAEVAVTPKNVRKRKTTHSDLTHGSFFLRVGAIAFGLGAMIYIGLEFGSFFEIPFDSPCHHILIGVNPLLQMIFTFMQMYFIFMNARLNIHRFKVIARFGLMHVVATNICVWIRTLVKESLLEITIYHQKNEPEAGASSIAHSIRQHALRHAGTVLRTHAGPNSEFEVLDGEDILPKDVYKSDNVLSKLVRNTVDGISKSLGMGGDQALASSTTSSTTTTTRAPFTTPNYQWHSTTMARKLKKFITSATTAATTAAGSSSTGSSTTTISPTTSSTTIPSTTISSTTISSSTTFSPFSPSTTTTTAAALNLETSGSESPFGGLQRILSSAAPPSLAPVDGFGSASAATPTSGSGAGSFVDSFLASTLSPASSTEGSASIMNNLFGQGPMENSFQTYTDLGHEEATGLVSFENLESLDNIYPAALSSNIGTLNSTACGRIDIMGTIVYDSAPYLYPFIIEYSLIGAVVLYVMWKHIGRYPGRMNDEDLEHRLEVMLSRRAVAMAQQARSGRVDCVGSSKGLFFGLLLLVGALICLILFFVLVRHQQFSLLAIYLADASHCILMAFAILAIIVGFIRVKNLKFRCEEQSNLNDILLRISAFGLFTYSVFSIIAGSLKVLESEPSLLVTTTGGVAVFQVILQLLFIADVSRRRVHLPEHDRSKPGRQIVTFLLICNVAMFAIYTFEAQKVFANPVQLEFYGFVPWSIIQRITLPLCIFHRFHSAVTLAEIWKTTYKARLE from the exons ATGCAGCGGTGTCCCTACATTCATGAGATGCGCGAAAGATTACTGGACCAGCCGCGGGAGACACTTCAACTGGAGAACATGGAGCGGGCCAATCTGCTCGACAACCGCCAATCGGCATCCGAATCGAACCAG CTGCAGGGCGATGGCTATCACACGAGTCCTGCCCACCAGCGTACTCCACTAGTGCCGCACGATCTCGGCGAGGActtcaatttggatttcgacGACGACTTCCCGATCGATGCGCGCCGACCGAAAAATGCCAA CGACAAACATCCAGCGGTTCTCACGCGCCCACAGCAAAG GACATCGCTGTTCATCGTGACCAGTCTGGTGTACGCGATCCTTCTGATCGTCGTGTGCATTGCGTACGTAATCAGCGATGTAACCACCCACCGACTGCCGGTTTTGTACTACGAGACATTCTTCACATATCTATACGGCGTCAGCATACTCTTCCTTCTCTACGTCTTCTGTTTCCTGCTGCAGG AGAGCTCTTGCTGCAATGGCGGCAATGGTGGCAGCAAACCGAAACCCCAGCCCAAGGAGAAGAAGTCGAAGAAAGCCAAAAATGCCGATCCGGCCGATTCGAAGGATGCGAAGGGCTCTAAGGACTCCGGCAAGGCAGCCAAGGGCGCCGCATATCAG CACACACTGGCCAAGTTTCTG GAAGCACCCGTGGACGCCGAGGTGGCCGTCACCCCAAAGAATGTGCGCAAGCGCAAGACAACCCATAGTGATCTGACGCACGGCAGCTTCTTCCTGCGAGTGGGAGCCATTG CTTTCGGATTGGGCGCCATGATCTATATTGGCCTGGAGTTTGGATCGTTCTTTGAGATACCCTTCGATTCGCCGTGCCATCACATCCTGATCGGCGTGAATCCGCTGCTCCAGATGATCTTCACCTTCATGCAGATGTACTTCATATTCATGAATGCCCGG CTGAACATCCATCGCTTCAAGGTGATCGCCCGCTTTGGCCTGATGCACGTGGTGGCCACCAACATTTGCGTGTGGATCCGCACCCTGGTTAAGGAGTCGCTGCTGGAGATCACGATCTACCATCAGAAGAACGAGCCGGAGGCCGGCGCCTCGTCCATAGCCCACTCGATCCGTCAGCACGCCCTGCGGCACGCGGGCACCGTGCTGCGCACCCATGCGGGACCCAACAGCGAGTTCGAGGTGCTCGACGGCGAGGACATTCTGCCCAAGGATGTGTACAAGAGCGACAATGTGCTGTCCAAGCTGGTGCGCAATACCGTCGATGGTATTTCGAAGAGCCTGGGCATGGGCGGTGACCAGGCGCTagccagcagcaccaccagcagcaccacgACGACCACGCGGGCTCCGTTCACCACACCGAACTACCAATGGCACAGCACTACTATGGCCCGCAAGCTGAAGAAGTTTATCACCAGCGCCACCACCGCGGCCACAACGGCGgcgggcagcagcagcaccggcagcagcaccaccaccatctCACCGACCACCAGTAGCACCACCATTCCGTCGACCACCATCAGTAGCACCACCATCTCATCGAGCACCACATTCAGTCCATTTAGCCcatccaccaccaccaccaccgctgCCGCCCTGAATCTCGAGACCAGCGGCAGTGAATCGCCCTTCGGCGGCCTGCAGCGCATCCTCTCCAGCGCTGCGCCGCCGAGCCTGGCGCCAGTCGATGGGTTCGGTTCCGCTtccgctgccacgcccacatccgGTTCCGGCGCCGGCTCATTCGTAGACTCCTTCCTGGCCAGCACACTGAGCCCGGCCAGCAGCACCGAGGGCTCGGCCAGCATCATGAACAACCTCTTCGGCCAGGGACCCATGGAGAACAGCTTCCAGACATACACCGATCTGGGCCACGAGGAGGCCACCGGTCTGGTGAGCTTCGAGAATCTGGAGAGTCTGGACAACATATACCCGGCGGCGCTGTCCTCCAATATCGGCACACTCAACTCCACCGCCTGCGGACGCATCGACATAATGGGCACCATTGTCTACGATTCGGCGCCCTACCTCTATCCGTTCATCATCGAGTATTCGCTGATCGGGGCGGTGGTGTTGTATGTCATGTGGAAGCACATCGGCCGCTATCCGGGCCGGATGAACGACGAGGATCTGGAGCATCGGCTGGAGGTGATGCTATCGCGGCGGgcggttgccatggcgcagcAGGCGCGATCCGGACGCGTCGACTGCGTCGGCTCGTCGAAGGGCCTGTTCTTCGGGCTCCTGCTGCTGGTCGGGGCCCTCATCTGCCTGATACTCTTCTTCGTCTTGGTGCGCCATCAGCAGTTCTCGCTGTTGGCCATTTACCTCGCCGACGCCAGCCACTGCATCCTGATGGCGTTCGCCATTCTGGCCATTATTGTGGGATTCATCAG GGTCAAGAACCTGAAGTTCCGCTGCGAGGAGCAGTCTAACCTGAACGACATCTTGCTGCGCATCTCGGCCTTCGGCCTGTTCACCTACTCCGTGTTCAGCATCATCGCCGGCAGCCTGAAGGTCCTGGAGAGCGAGCCCAGCCTGCTGGTCACGACCACCGGCGGTGTGGCCGTCTTCCAGGTGATCCTGCAGCTGCTGTTCATCGCGGACGTGTCCCGCCGTCGCGTCCACCTGCCGGAGCACGACCGGAGCAAGCCGGGCCGCCAGATCGTCACGTTCCTTCTCATCTGCAACGTGGCCATGTTCGCCATCTACACATTCGAAGCTCAAAAAGTATTCGCCAATCCT GTTCAGCTGGAGTTCTACGGCTTCGTGCCCTGGTCGATCATCCAGCGCATCACACTGCCGCTGTGCATCTTCCATCGATTCCACAGCGCCGTGACACTCGCCGAGATCTGGAAGACCACCTACAAGGCACGCCTGGAGTAA